From Fibrobacter sp. UWB5, the proteins below share one genomic window:
- a CDS encoding PqqD family protein: MHIKKGFVLREVCGEQVIMGEGVGALDFGKLLCLNETASWLWTRASELGEFTVEALADALCSEYDVAADDALNDVKGIVSQWQNVNVVE, translated from the coding sequence ATGCACATCAAAAAAGGATTTGTTCTGCGCGAAGTTTGCGGTGAACAGGTAATTATGGGCGAAGGCGTTGGCGCTCTCGATTTCGGGAAGCTCCTTTGCCTGAACGAAACGGCGTCTTGGCTTTGGACGCGCGCAAGCGAACTCGGCGAATTTACGGTCGAAGCGCTAGCCGATGCGCTCTGTAGCGAATACGACGTTGCCGCTGACGATGCTTTGAACGATGTCAAGGGCATTGTTTCGCAGTGGCAAAACGTGAACGTAGTCGAATGA
- a CDS encoding S24/S26 family peptidase, translated as MIGAPKDDAMILAEAIRLVGEGVEVTFPVNGRSMRPFIEGGRDSVVLVRPTNVKPMDVVLAKTEDNRYVIHRVLEMAGERVTLMGDGNLQGREHAECKQIYAKVTHVVHPNGYKRFLYTPFIQFVQKMWVSLLPLRRYLLKLYTVYIRIRNF; from the coding sequence ATGATTGGCGCTCCCAAAGATGATGCGATGATTCTCGCTGAGGCGATTCGCCTGGTGGGCGAGGGAGTCGAAGTGACCTTCCCGGTGAATGGGCGGAGCATGCGCCCGTTTATCGAGGGTGGCCGCGACAGCGTAGTGCTTGTTCGTCCGACAAATGTGAAGCCGATGGATGTCGTGCTTGCCAAAACCGAGGATAATCGGTACGTGATTCACCGTGTTTTGGAAATGGCGGGCGAGCGTGTGACTTTGATGGGTGACGGCAATTTGCAAGGCCGTGAGCATGCGGAATGTAAACAAATTTATGCCAAAGTAACGCATGTTGTGCATCCAAATGGTTACAAAAGATTTCTTTACACGCCTTTTATACAATTTGTCCAAAAAATGTGGGTGAGCCTTTTACCTTTGCGTCGTTATTTGCTTAAATTATATACAGTCTACATCCGTATTCGGAATTTCTAG